From Methanosarcina lacustris Z-7289, one genomic window encodes:
- a CDS encoding MFS transporter encodes MTDNSTDHYSKFLLIWFGQFISIIGSGLTIFSLGVYVYQQTGTASSYVFILMCAFLPPFLLKPYGGILADRHDRRLMMVIGDSGSTLGLLFIFIMMLKGNIELWQIYLGIAISSTFSAFQEPAYKALITDLLPENQYAKASGLVQLASSAQYLISPFLAGILLTIMDIKFVFLIDVATFLIASSIVIWIRNISGITQITKPEQNNMADLKEGIQEFSKNRGVVNLVITTMFVLFFVGLLQSLIIPMLLNLTTVKAAGITQSICASGILIGSLFIGVFGNKNKYVKTLSISLFISGIFFANLGFSTNIAYVTLAGFLFFATLPFINTSIEVLIRKNIDNSKQGRVWSIISMVTYLGSIIAFAVAGFLADKIFNPLLEPEGLLSETAGSIIGVGESRGIALMFIISGLMISIIALLIWKNKKIKELENIEGQGSELSQNKYYIEM; translated from the coding sequence ATGACAGATAATTCTACAGATCACTATTCCAAATTTCTTCTTATCTGGTTTGGACAATTCATCTCAATAATAGGTAGTGGTCTTACTATTTTTTCCTTAGGGGTATATGTATATCAACAAACAGGCACAGCTTCAAGCTATGTCTTTATACTTATGTGTGCTTTTTTGCCACCATTTTTACTGAAACCCTATGGAGGTATACTGGCAGATCGTCATGATAGACGTTTAATGATGGTTATCGGGGATTCAGGATCAACTCTTGGGCTTCTCTTCATATTTATTATGATGCTAAAAGGCAATATTGAACTCTGGCAAATTTATCTTGGGATTGCAATCAGTTCAACATTTTCAGCTTTTCAGGAACCAGCCTATAAGGCCCTGATTACGGACCTCCTGCCTGAAAATCAATATGCTAAAGCAAGTGGATTAGTGCAATTAGCAAGTTCAGCTCAATATTTAATTTCTCCTTTTTTAGCCGGAATTTTATTAACAATAATGGATATCAAATTTGTTTTTTTAATTGATGTTGCCACTTTTTTAATTGCCAGTTCCATTGTTATATGGATAAGAAATATCTCAGGCATAACACAAATTACGAAACCAGAACAGAACAACATGGCTGACCTTAAAGAAGGTATTCAGGAATTTTCGAAAAATAGAGGTGTGGTTAATCTGGTTATTACTACCATGTTCGTGCTCTTTTTTGTCGGATTGCTTCAATCTCTTATTATTCCGATGCTGCTAAATTTAACTACAGTAAAAGCAGCAGGAATCACTCAATCGATCTGTGCATCAGGTATACTGATCGGAAGCCTGTTTATCGGGGTATTTGGCAACAAAAACAAATATGTAAAAACTTTATCTATCTCACTATTCATTTCAGGCATATTTTTTGCCAATCTTGGATTCTCAACAAATATAGCTTATGTCACTTTAGCAGGATTTCTATTCTTTGCCACCCTGCCTTTTATTAATACCTCTATCGAAGTTTTAATCAGAAAGAATATCGACAACAGCAAGCAGGGACGTGTTTGGTCGATTATTTCAATGGTTACTTATCTCGGCTCCATCATAGCTTTTGCAGTCGCAGGTTTTTTAGCAGATAAAATATTCAATCCACTTTTAGAACCTGAGGGTTTATTGTCTGAAACAGCTGGTTCTATTATTGGAGTAGGAGAAAGCAGAGGAATTGCCTTAATGTTTATAATTTCCGGGTTAATGATTTCTATAATTGCTCTCTTGATCTGGAAAAATAAAAAGATAAAAGAATTAGAAAATATTGAAGGTCAGGGTAGTGAACTATCTCAAAACAAATATTATATTGAAATGTAA
- the mmrce1 gene encoding MmRce1 family CPBP family CAAX prenyl protease, giving the protein MIPNYRYKPGAYYITIFIITYALWFAGAYLSFQDEESGLYILLILSGLMVPFLIALFMIFTSKNSDLKKDFINRFINLRLIRPKVLLVFCLLMPLTVLVSIFLSLPFGGSTSQFQFAEGYSFSSGFVPAFLTLILASTFEELGWRGYGFESLHSRYTFFTASIVFSILWSLWHFPLIFVNNLYQYVVFHENFWYGVNFFVSIIPAGVIISWIYIKNGKSVLAAIIIHICINFLQEALQMTQFSKCIETVVITVVAAIILISDKETFFSKEHLTNGVDELPRMTGSPELTE; this is encoded by the coding sequence ATGATTCCTAACTACAGGTACAAACCCGGAGCCTATTATATTACGATTTTTATTATAACCTATGCCCTCTGGTTTGCAGGGGCATATTTAAGTTTTCAGGATGAGGAAAGCGGACTGTATATATTATTGATACTGTCTGGACTGATGGTGCCTTTTCTTATCGCACTATTTATGATATTTACATCTAAAAATTCGGATTTAAAAAAGGATTTTATCAACCGGTTTATCAATCTCAGGTTAATAAGGCCAAAAGTGCTACTGGTATTTTGTTTACTAATGCCACTCACTGTTCTGGTATCTATCTTTCTTTCTCTACCATTTGGTGGATCGACTTCTCAATTTCAATTTGCTGAAGGTTACTCTTTTTCATCAGGTTTTGTTCCTGCGTTTCTTACTCTTATCCTGGCTTCAACTTTTGAAGAGCTTGGATGGAGAGGATACGGCTTTGAAAGTCTGCACAGCCGGTACACTTTCTTTACGGCATCGATTGTTTTCAGTATACTCTGGTCGCTCTGGCACTTTCCACTGATATTTGTCAATAACTTATACCAGTACGTGGTTTTTCATGAGAATTTCTGGTATGGTGTGAATTTTTTTGTCAGCATCATCCCTGCGGGAGTGATTATCAGCTGGATCTACATAAAAAACGGAAAAAGTGTTCTGGCAGCGATTATTATTCACATTTGCATCAATTTCTTGCAGGAAGCTCTGCAAATGACCCAATTTTCAAAGTGCATTGAAACTGTGGTTATTACTGTCGTTGCTGCCATTATTCTCATATCAGACAAAGAGACGTTTTTTTCGAAAGAACATCTTACTAATGGAGTTGACGAGTTACCGAGAATGACAGGCTCACCGGAGTTAACTGAATGA
- a CDS encoding metallophosphoesterase, protein MVQETRILHTADTHLGYRQYHNEVRRQDFFKAFEVVIQDAVDMQVDAVVHAGDLFDSRNPTLEDLLETMNLLFRLKAANIPFLAIVGNHESKQNTQWLDLFEEMGLAVRLGKTPQLVGDTAIYGIDSVPKSKIPLYDYSGFEVPESLPENCRNLLVMHQTVQPFPYADWDCAETLENLPFKVDAILLGDYHKYEKIKVGETETWATYPGSTERNSASENEPRSYNIITLSGEGLEISKRNIPTRNFLFIPVKLNGEEKPYEQIFSTVNEHLEELPDSVVFLDISGESGPVLSFSEIEEYLLSKGVLVARVNDLRIKEALLKEVVKVTFSDPDHAVAEEIRRLSLNDGGLIVDEIIRNPGVSRSRVDEETESRLSGLIEALDFKDPDFRIEIPVSPISPVSPARPGEPEEFKSTGAAGPVENIESAGGAEFAAEIAKKSKILRAFARIESSESLNNSFEDSDGSPESPDKTPESLEESPESLHVPVICESAESSETAGLCENTESPETVGLCESAESSETAGSCENTVSKGASVEIETPKSAVNSLAEAPSPFEILQETPGTPAEISAEIPGEGGERAELEVGAESKIEAEETEAGKLSESGEEAIPEKDGEGKTETPADEKLSDEKPAWVPDEKPVQAPDRAGKPVKQSHKKGKEKPAVPKQYNLGDYL, encoded by the coding sequence ATGGTTCAGGAAACAAGGATACTCCACACAGCAGACACGCACCTGGGATACCGGCAGTACCACAACGAGGTACGGAGGCAGGACTTTTTTAAAGCTTTTGAGGTAGTCATTCAGGATGCGGTTGACATGCAGGTAGATGCTGTCGTGCATGCGGGGGACCTTTTTGATTCGAGGAACCCTACCCTTGAAGACCTCCTTGAGACGATGAACCTCCTGTTCCGGTTGAAAGCTGCAAATATACCATTTCTTGCGATTGTCGGGAACCACGAGAGCAAGCAAAATACCCAGTGGCTGGACCTCTTTGAGGAAATGGGGCTTGCGGTAAGGCTCGGGAAAACACCCCAACTGGTAGGGGATACAGCAATCTACGGGATCGACAGTGTCCCGAAGTCAAAGATTCCTCTTTACGATTATTCAGGGTTTGAAGTTCCGGAATCCCTGCCGGAAAACTGCAGGAACCTCCTTGTAATGCACCAGACCGTGCAGCCTTTTCCGTATGCGGACTGGGACTGTGCTGAGACGCTTGAAAACCTTCCCTTTAAGGTTGATGCAATTCTCCTCGGGGACTACCACAAGTACGAAAAAATAAAGGTAGGGGAGACCGAGACCTGGGCTACATATCCAGGCAGTACCGAACGCAATAGTGCATCCGAAAATGAGCCCCGGTCTTACAATATTATCACTCTTTCCGGGGAAGGGCTGGAAATAAGCAAGCGGAACATCCCTACCCGAAACTTCCTGTTCATTCCGGTAAAACTTAACGGGGAAGAAAAGCCTTATGAACAGATCTTTTCTACCGTAAACGAGCACCTCGAAGAGCTTCCTGACTCGGTAGTGTTCCTGGACATCTCAGGAGAATCAGGTCCAGTTCTTTCCTTCAGCGAGATTGAAGAATACCTGTTGAGCAAAGGAGTGCTGGTGGCAAGGGTCAATGACCTCAGGATAAAAGAAGCCCTCCTCAAAGAGGTTGTGAAAGTAACATTTTCTGACCCTGACCATGCGGTTGCTGAAGAGATCCGCAGGCTGAGTTTAAACGACGGTGGGCTGATAGTCGATGAGATTATCCGGAACCCGGGTGTGTCAAGGTCAAGGGTGGACGAAGAAACCGAGAGCCGGCTTTCGGGTTTGATTGAAGCACTGGATTTCAAAGACCCGGATTTCAGGATAGAGATTCCTGTCAGTCCTATCAGCCCTGTTAGCCCTGCCAGGCCTGGAGAGCCTGAAGAATTCAAATCTACAGGTGCGGCTGGACCAGTTGAAAACATAGAGTCCGCTGGAGGGGCTGAATTTGCGGCGGAAATTGCCAAAAAATCAAAAATTTTGAGGGCTTTTGCAAGAATTGAAAGTTCTGAATCTCTCAATAATAGTTTTGAAGATTCTGATGGGAGTCCTGAATCTCCTGATAAGACCCCTGAATCTCTTGAAGAAAGTCCTGAATCTCTTCATGTCCCCGTAATATGTGAAAGTGCTGAATCATCTGAAACAGCCGGGTTATGTGAAAATACTGAATCACCTGAAACCGTTGGGTTGTGTGAAAGTGCTGAATCATCTGAAACCGCCGGTTCATGTGAAAATACTGTTTCTAAAGGGGCATCTGTAGAGATTGAAACGCCCAAAAGTGCTGTTAATTCTTTGGCTGAAGCCCCCTCCCCATTCGAGATTTTGCAGGAAACTCCCGGAACCCCGGCAGAAATCTCTGCAGAAATCCCTGGAGAAGGTGGAGAAAGAGCTGAGCTTGAGGTCGGTGCCGAAAGTAAAATCGAAGCCGAAGAAACAGAAGCTGGAAAGCTTTCCGAATCCGGGGAAGAAGCCATTCCCGAAAAGGATGGAGAGGGCAAAACCGAAACACCTGCGGATGAAAAGCTTTCGGATGAAAAGCCGGCCTGGGTTCCGGATGAAAAGCCAGTTCAGGCTCCGGATAGAGCCGGAAAACCGGTAAAACAAAGCCATAAAAAAGGAAAAGAAAAGCCTGCTGTGCCCAAACAGTATAACCTTGGTGATTACCTGTGA
- a CDS encoding DNA double-strand break repair ATPase Rad50, producing MKLKNLYIENIRSYKKLDFTFEDGVTVISGVNGSGKSSLLEACFMGLFGSKILSKDFVLADMIFKGAENAKINLGFEHLGREYLIEQAFRYSSKTENASSSKCVLYADGENIVDQATRTYEEVCALLNMDEEAYKNCAYIRQGEIDVLINAKPKDRQRMIDDLLQLGKLEEYRERAGYAKTAVRRLERDAKNSFSGVKAEIEGLESTEPVAALNRLRQKVKEIDTALKELNGKKEFAAARKGELDLKIADYRERLQEIETLKQAIHKSQEDKAGCFKEKETFSGEVRGQRRVLLELGEENAGLRDECGFGDLEIEALLLGREKEEASAREKVNAASTDLALLLNEEKTGVQALHELEKEKAEAERTLTDCRTSIGAANKEIEGHRENIRKLEEENKELREKAGFKVGGAADEIFSVIKGLEEKESLLRNRKNEVSTKLVFALKEKETGNLNLVELEKELQNCRAAVRKGSVEIEVLEQEIRDNSKAVLDLQDQKSGVLEGLEGLGFAGDQLENLEDFSELLLENKNRLHGREKELEATLRELENSLRKNRELLAEGKCPTCGQELKGSEIACTTEECEEKKEKLASELTEIKLQNAELEKKLTRLKDAKKLEKRISDCDLEIEKLLEKAKASGKLIETHRARIDEDSVKLEGLGKRKQELEAAMSQLLSDMKVLQEQDVEAQQAHSEGEKALREAKAFERKLAENASEIEALNGKIRTSLALIENYGKRLGELNEKLKAFAGKETLSKEKLKALELALEAMRKKEDEAKRVHSESEKLLGQAKKLRENLLRMENIKHKISELETAIRNLTEKVGFFDREILERSDKIRQLKEKLEGKELEELQEMRDQFEQAQANITENIREVTAEKDALLKEIGMTENSLKRLRELKEELKALENRRLYLEAVYSNAEELENTYLRVRADMRARNIGALSVLLNEMFSFMYTNNAYSHIELDPEYNLTVYRKDGTPLEPKLLSGGERAIFNLVLRCAIYRLLALGFAGDRAEGLPPMILDEPTVFLDRGHIQQLLKLIDMMRSIGVGQIIVVSHDESLIDSADHVFQVEKDPLTNMSSITRL from the coding sequence GTGAAGCTGAAAAATCTGTACATAGAAAATATCCGGAGCTACAAAAAGCTGGACTTCACTTTCGAAGACGGAGTGACCGTCATTTCCGGGGTAAACGGGAGCGGGAAATCAAGCCTGCTCGAAGCCTGCTTCATGGGGCTTTTCGGGAGCAAGATCCTTTCAAAGGACTTTGTGCTTGCGGACATGATCTTCAAAGGAGCTGAGAATGCAAAAATCAATCTTGGTTTTGAGCATCTCGGGCGGGAATATCTTATTGAGCAGGCTTTCAGGTACTCTTCGAAAACTGAAAATGCTTCAAGCTCAAAGTGCGTGCTCTATGCTGACGGGGAAAATATTGTCGACCAGGCAACCCGCACCTATGAAGAGGTCTGTGCCCTCCTGAACATGGATGAAGAAGCATACAAAAACTGCGCTTACATCCGGCAGGGGGAAATTGATGTGCTTATCAATGCAAAGCCAAAGGACAGGCAGCGCATGATTGACGACCTGCTCCAGCTCGGAAAGCTTGAGGAGTACCGCGAAAGGGCAGGCTATGCGAAAACGGCTGTCCGAAGGCTTGAGAGGGATGCAAAAAACAGCTTTTCCGGCGTGAAAGCCGAAATCGAAGGGCTTGAAAGCACTGAACCCGTTGCAGCTCTTAACAGGCTCAGGCAAAAAGTGAAAGAAATTGATACTGCTTTAAAAGAGCTTAATGGAAAAAAAGAGTTTGCAGCTGCCCGTAAAGGAGAACTCGACCTCAAGATTGCAGACTACAGGGAACGCCTGCAGGAAATTGAAACTTTGAAACAGGCTATCCACAAGTCTCAGGAGGATAAGGCTGGCTGTTTTAAGGAAAAAGAAACTTTTTCCGGGGAAGTGCGGGGTCAAAGGCGCGTTTTGCTCGAACTCGGGGAAGAAAATGCCGGTTTGAGAGACGAATGCGGCTTTGGAGACCTCGAAATTGAAGCTCTGCTTCTGGGCAGGGAAAAAGAGGAAGCCTCTGCCAGGGAAAAGGTAAATGCCGCATCAACAGATCTTGCCCTTCTCCTGAATGAAGAAAAAACCGGTGTACAGGCATTACACGAGCTTGAAAAAGAGAAGGCTGAGGCTGAGCGCACCCTTACTGATTGCAGGACCAGCATCGGGGCTGCAAATAAGGAAATTGAAGGGCACAGGGAAAACATAAGGAAGCTCGAAGAGGAAAACAAGGAGCTTAGAGAAAAAGCAGGCTTTAAAGTAGGTGGGGCTGCTGATGAAATCTTTTCAGTCATAAAGGGACTTGAAGAAAAGGAAAGCCTTCTCAGGAACCGGAAAAATGAGGTTTCGACAAAGCTCGTGTTTGCCCTTAAAGAAAAAGAAACAGGCAATCTGAACTTAGTAGAGCTTGAAAAGGAACTGCAAAACTGCAGGGCTGCAGTCCGAAAAGGAAGTGTGGAAATCGAGGTTCTTGAACAGGAAATCAGGGACAATTCAAAAGCAGTACTGGATCTCCAGGATCAGAAGTCCGGGGTTTTAGAGGGGTTGGAGGGGCTCGGCTTTGCCGGAGACCAGCTCGAAAACCTGGAAGATTTCAGCGAGCTTCTGCTGGAAAACAAAAACAGGCTTCATGGGCGGGAAAAAGAGCTTGAGGCTACTTTAAGGGAACTTGAAAACAGCCTCCGTAAAAACCGGGAACTACTTGCTGAGGGGAAGTGTCCTACCTGCGGGCAGGAACTTAAAGGGTCAGAAATCGCATGTACAACAGAAGAATGCGAAGAGAAAAAAGAAAAACTTGCCTCGGAACTTACGGAGATAAAGCTCCAGAACGCGGAACTTGAAAAAAAACTCACCCGGCTCAAGGATGCAAAGAAGCTGGAGAAGCGAATCTCTGATTGTGACCTTGAAATTGAAAAGCTCCTGGAGAAGGCAAAAGCTTCCGGAAAACTGATAGAAACTCATAGAGCCCGGATAGATGAGGACTCCGTGAAGCTTGAGGGCCTTGGTAAGCGGAAACAGGAACTTGAAGCTGCAATGAGTCAGCTCCTTTCAGACATGAAAGTTCTGCAAGAGCAGGACGTAGAGGCTCAACAAGCGCACAGTGAAGGTGAAAAGGCTCTCCGCGAAGCAAAAGCTTTTGAAAGAAAGCTTGCCGAAAATGCCTCCGAAATTGAAGCCCTGAACGGAAAAATCCGGACATCTCTTGCGCTGATCGAAAATTACGGGAAGAGGCTTGGAGAGCTCAATGAAAAATTAAAGGCATTTGCAGGAAAGGAAACCCTCTCAAAAGAAAAACTCAAAGCTCTTGAACTTGCCCTTGAAGCTATGCGGAAAAAGGAAGACGAAGCAAAAAGAGTCCACTCCGAAAGTGAAAAGCTTCTCGGGCAGGCAAAAAAGCTCAGGGAAAACCTGCTCCGCATGGAAAATATTAAACATAAAATCTCCGAGCTTGAGACTGCCATAAGGAACCTGACAGAAAAGGTGGGTTTCTTTGACCGTGAGATCCTTGAACGCAGTGATAAGATAAGGCAGTTGAAAGAAAAACTGGAAGGAAAAGAGCTTGAAGAACTCCAGGAGATGCGTGACCAGTTTGAACAGGCGCAGGCAAATATTACAGAGAATATCCGGGAAGTAACTGCCGAAAAAGATGCCCTTCTTAAAGAAATCGGCATGACTGAAAACAGCTTAAAACGTCTCAGGGAACTCAAAGAGGAACTGAAAGCTCTTGAAAACCGGCGGTTGTACCTTGAAGCCGTATACAGCAATGCCGAAGAGCTTGAAAATACCTATCTGCGCGTCCGGGCCGATATGCGGGCAAGGAACATAGGTGCCCTTTCCGTCCTCTTAAATGAGATGTTTAGCTTCATGTATACAAACAATGCTTACTCCCATATTGAGCTTGACCCGGAATACAATCTGACCGTCTACAGAAAAGACGGCACCCCCCTCGAGCCCAAACTCCTCAGCGGAGGCGAGCGTGCCATCTTCAACCTTGTCCTGCGCTGTGCCATTTACAGGCTTCTTGCTCTTGGCTTTGCCGGAGACCGGGCAGAAGGGCTTCCTCCTATGATCCTTGATGAACCCACAGTTTTCCTGGACCGTGGGCATATCCAGCAGCTTCTGAAACTCATAGACATGATGCGCAGCATAGGAGTAGGTCAGATCATAGTGGTTTCCCACGACGAGTCCCTTATCGATTCGGCAGATCACGTCTTCCAGGTAGAAAAAGACCCCCTTACCAATATGTCCTCAATTACAAGGCTTTGA
- a CDS encoding C15orf41 family protein, whose product MDRQTYQKIYSSLNNFGDVFRLSEEYSRPEGMLATILNQKIVKMTRFKHRRIYSREKELFLRWTQGRSILELAEYTFFPPTLMASLILKNCDMSRKSINWLFKHLDCIENRRLRKEIGKALDADYFFSPRAHEMQCKKGEMGEGIIQKWLDDRNISYCTEAEIRAQGDGKTPDFVLADPICIEDHMIRWIESKALFGDDLEHKHYEKKQFEEYADIFGEGMVVYWYGYLEDLQSEGEGYLVKDHSFFGEYKEQTDELFNYLVYW is encoded by the coding sequence ATGGACCGCCAGACATACCAGAAGATATACAGTTCACTGAATAACTTTGGAGACGTTTTTCGCCTTTCAGAGGAATATTCCAGACCTGAAGGCATGCTTGCTACCATTCTGAACCAGAAAATAGTGAAAATGACAAGGTTCAAGCACAGGAGGATCTATTCCAGAGAAAAGGAACTATTTTTGAGATGGACGCAGGGGCGGTCTATTCTTGAACTTGCAGAGTATACATTTTTCCCTCCGACCCTCATGGCTTCCCTGATCCTCAAAAACTGTGATATGTCCCGGAAAAGTATAAACTGGCTCTTCAAACACCTCGACTGCATCGAAAACCGCCGCCTGAGAAAAGAGATTGGAAAAGCCCTTGATGCGGACTATTTCTTTTCCCCCCGCGCCCATGAGATGCAGTGCAAAAAAGGCGAAATGGGAGAGGGAATAATCCAAAAATGGCTTGATGACAGGAATATTTCCTACTGCACCGAAGCTGAAATCAGGGCTCAGGGAGACGGCAAGACCCCGGATTTTGTCCTTGCAGACCCCATCTGCATAGAAGACCATATGATCCGGTGGATTGAAAGCAAAGCCCTCTTCGGGGACGACTTAGAGCATAAGCATTACGAAAAGAAACAGTTCGAGGAGTATGCCGATATTTTCGGAGAAGGCATGGTTGTCTACTGGTATGGGTACCTGGAAGACCTTCAATCCGAAGGCGAAGGTTACCTTGTAAAGGACCACAGCTTTTTTGGGGAATATAAAGAGCAGACTGACGAACTGTTCAATTACCTTGTGTACTGGTGA
- a CDS encoding RHS repeat-associated core domain-containing protein — MYYGARYYSPEYRVFVQPDTMLPDPYNPQALNRYSYALDKPVKYTDPSGHYVKSALDAALILT; from the coding sequence ATGTACTACGGCGCAAGGTATTATTCGCCTGAGTACAGGGTTTTCGTTCAGCCGGATACAATGCTTCCTGATCCGTACAACCCGCAGGCTCTTAACAGGTATTCTTACGCGCTGGATAAACCGGTGAAATATACTGATCCGAGCGGGCATTATGTTAAAAGTGCTCTTGATGCTGCATTGATCCTGACATGA
- a CDS encoding ribose-phosphate diphosphokinase, which translates to MKIIGGPASQLLASRTARALGTEPVLCEFNCFPDGEHYLRIADEIENEKVTLIQSTPTDSDLVALLQLIDACEGAAEINVVIPYMGYARQDKKFKPGEPISSRAIARCINADRVFTINIHEKSVLEYFPCPAINLDAANLLGTYIAGFGLENPILIAPDEGAQGLVKNVSSEHGFDHDHLQKTRLSGDTVVIQTKNLDVTGRHVVLVDDMIATGGTMAESIRMLKAQGAIDVHLACVHPVLTRNATLRLFNAGVKDIIATDTLEKAESRLSVAPLIAEALSGL; encoded by the coding sequence TTGAAGATTATAGGTGGACCAGCATCACAATTACTTGCCAGCCGCACGGCAAGGGCTTTAGGGACAGAGCCTGTACTCTGCGAGTTTAACTGTTTCCCTGACGGGGAACATTACCTTAGAATCGCAGACGAAATAGAAAACGAAAAAGTGACCCTTATCCAGAGCACGCCCACTGATTCCGATCTTGTTGCTCTGCTCCAGCTTATTGATGCCTGTGAGGGGGCAGCTGAAATCAATGTTGTGATCCCCTACATGGGCTATGCCAGGCAGGACAAGAAATTCAAGCCAGGTGAACCCATAAGTTCCCGCGCTATTGCCCGCTGCATTAACGCTGACCGGGTCTTTACAATAAACATTCATGAAAAGAGTGTACTTGAATACTTCCCCTGCCCTGCCATAAATCTTGACGCGGCGAACCTGCTGGGCACATACATCGCAGGTTTTGGTCTTGAAAATCCCATTCTGATTGCTCCCGACGAAGGGGCGCAGGGGCTTGTAAAAAATGTGTCATCAGAGCATGGTTTTGATCATGACCACCTTCAGAAAACGAGGCTCAGCGGGGATACCGTTGTGATCCAGACAAAAAACCTTGATGTAACCGGCAGGCACGTTGTCCTTGTAGATGATATGATTGCAACCGGGGGAACAATGGCTGAGTCAATTCGGATGCTTAAAGCGCAGGGAGCAATTGATGTTCACCTTGCCTGTGTGCACCCTGTCCTTACAAGAAATGCAACTTTAAGGCTGTTCAATGCAGGTGTAAAAGATATAATCGCAACCGATACCCTCGAAAAAGCCGAAAGCAGGCTGAGTGTTGCCCCTCTTATTGCAGAAGCCCTTTCAGGGCTCTAA
- the moaC gene encoding cyclic pyranopterin monophosphate synthase MoaC, with protein MEKSFTHIEAGRARMVDISEKNNVPRLARAAGEIVLSAETLEKIRTGTVEKGNVFATARVAAVLAVKKTPDTIPMCHQIPITGIDVNFEVGEDAISAIVEVRTVWKTGVEMEALTGVSVALLTIWDMVKSAEKDESGNYPHTLIRNIRVLEKLKG; from the coding sequence GTGGAAAAGTCTTTTACTCATATTGAAGCCGGCAGGGCGCGAATGGTCGATATAAGCGAAAAAAATAATGTTCCCAGGCTGGCAAGGGCTGCAGGAGAAATTGTACTTTCCGCAGAAACCCTGGAGAAAATAAGGACAGGGACCGTTGAGAAAGGAAATGTGTTTGCAACTGCAAGGGTTGCAGCTGTGCTTGCTGTAAAGAAGACCCCTGATACAATCCCCATGTGCCACCAGATCCCGATAACAGGGATAGATGTGAATTTTGAGGTAGGTGAAGATGCGATTTCTGCAATTGTGGAGGTCCGGACTGTCTGGAAAACAGGGGTTGAAATGGAAGCTCTGACAGGAGTTTCGGTTGCGCTACTTACTATATGGGATATGGTAAAATCTGCCGAAAAGGATGAGAGCGGAAATTACCCGCATACACTGATACGAAATATCAGGGTGCTTGAAAAGCTCAAAGGGTAA